Proteins from a single region of Hermetia illucens chromosome 3, iHerIll2.2.curated.20191125, whole genome shotgun sequence:
- the LOC119651488 gene encoding uncharacterized protein LOC119651488: MSSFIVIRPKRKEDDLKCEELMRNYVMSFAWKTFLSCIFKEITIEAIIISWAVLFIFFGVPIAYCTLSIPACLLVVLMIVYALCLMKASECCKIRCKEIWVAEAYEPLLDFNSSKDRTYLIFYDHSPYDAVYENKFRKTIAGVIGLDTHNALYKSGFITGLAVAPNYKFNVVAEALITQAMKTSCEYKYINLESVTNVWQETERDTYYKLGFATRQIYHKPIHGTSMNVQKCQLGLNVAEWKSSQANAIGNGWQ, encoded by the exons ATGAGCTCCTTTATCGTCATACGTCCGAAGCGCAAGGAGGACGACTTGAAGTGCGAGGAGCTGATGAGGAATTACGTGATGTCCTTTGCTTGGAAAACATTCCTCTCTTGTATTTTTAAGGAA ATCACGATTGAAGCAATTATCATATCATGGGCCGTcttattcatatttttcgggGTCCCGATCGCCTACTGCACTCTTAGCATTCCAGCTTGCCTTTTAGTTGTTTTAATGATTGTTTACGCTCTGTGCCTCATGAAGGCGTCTGAATGTTGCAAG ATCAGATGTAAGGAAATTTGGGTGGCTGAAGCCTACGAGCCTTTACTTGACTTCAACTCATCCAAAGACAGAACTTACCTAATATTTTACGACCATTCTCCATACGACGCTGTCTATGAGAACAAATTTCGGAAAACG ATAGCCGGCGTAATCGGCCTAGACACGCACAATGCACTCTACAAATCCGGCTTTATAACCGGATTGGCCGTAGCTCCTAACTACAAATTCAATGTCGTTGCCGAGGCACTAATAACGCAGGCAATGAAAACCAGCTGCGAATACAAATACATTAACCTCGAGTCGGTAACAAACGTTTGGCAGGAAACCGAAAGAGATACCTATTACAAACTAGG ATTCGCAACACGGCAAATTTATCACAAACCCATACATGGAACCAGCATGAATGTTCAAAAATGCCAACTGGGACTCAACGTGGCTGAATGGAAGAGTAGTCAAGCGAATGCGATTGGCAATGGTTGGCAATAA